One Corynebacterium uterequi DNA segment encodes these proteins:
- the trmB gene encoding tRNA (guanosine(46)-N7)-methyltransferase TrmB: MNTNAHPPQDPTVDPGTLGELPSGRPLQTTFTDGLDYPRIGAVSFRRGTLTPNQEALFTEHWPRLGRILADEVIDVDAWFGRSGHPTIVEIGSGTGTSTAAMAPLEADTNVIAVELYKPGLAKLLGQIVREDITNIRMVRGDGIEVLARMIPEASLDGVRIFFPDPWPKARHHKRRIIQSGPLRLIASRLKPGGVLHVATDHADYAEWIDELVTVEPRLEYRGWPWPECPQLTDRQVITKFEGKGLDKEHTIREYLWQRTTD, encoded by the coding sequence ATGAATACCAACGCTCACCCCCCGCAGGACCCCACCGTCGACCCTGGCACCCTCGGCGAACTGCCGTCGGGCCGGCCGCTGCAAACCACCTTCACCGACGGCCTCGACTACCCGCGCATCGGCGCCGTCAGCTTCCGCCGCGGCACGCTGACTCCCAACCAGGAGGCCCTGTTCACCGAGCACTGGCCACGCCTCGGCCGCATCCTCGCCGACGAGGTCATCGACGTCGACGCCTGGTTCGGCCGCTCCGGGCACCCGACCATCGTCGAAATCGGCTCCGGCACCGGCACCTCCACCGCCGCGATGGCCCCGCTGGAGGCGGACACCAACGTCATCGCCGTCGAGTTGTACAAGCCCGGCCTCGCCAAGCTTCTCGGGCAAATCGTGCGCGAGGACATCACCAATATCCGCATGGTCCGCGGCGACGGCATCGAGGTCCTCGCCCGCATGATCCCCGAGGCCAGCCTCGACGGCGTCCGTATCTTCTTCCCCGACCCCTGGCCGAAGGCGCGCCACCACAAGCGCCGGATCATCCAGTCCGGCCCCTTGCGGCTCATCGCCTCCCGCCTCAAGCCGGGCGGCGTCCTTCACGTAGCCACCGACCACGCAGACTACGCCGAATGGATCGATGAGCTTGTCACCGTGGAGCCTCGCCTGGAGTACCGGGGCTGGCCGTGGCCGGAGTGCCCGCAGCTCACCGACCGGCAGGTCATTACGAAGTTCGAGGGCAAGGGCCTCGATAAGGAGCACACAATCCGCGAATACCTGTGGCAGCGCACCACTGACTAA
- a CDS encoding NYN domain-containing protein, with protein sequence MTDIHDNAHHYNQGAAPGPDGLLLVWDAPNLDMGLGAILGARPTAAHRPRFDAVGRWLVARAEQLSTELGIRIEPEATVFTNVAPGSAEIVRPWVEALRNVGFAVFAKPKDHDDSDVDPDMLAHIQRRRAEGTLKGLIVASADGQNFSPTIGELIGEGLPVTVLGFHEHTSWAVSDPNLEFVDLEDIPGVFREPLPRIQLDNLPPEGAWLQPFRPLSHLVHQH encoded by the coding sequence ATGACCGATATTCACGACAACGCCCACCACTACAACCAGGGAGCGGCACCGGGCCCGGACGGCCTGCTGCTCGTGTGGGACGCGCCGAACCTGGACATGGGCCTCGGCGCCATCCTCGGCGCCCGCCCGACGGCGGCCCACCGGCCCCGGTTCGACGCGGTCGGCCGGTGGTTGGTCGCCCGCGCCGAGCAGCTCAGCACCGAACTCGGCATCCGCATCGAGCCCGAAGCCACCGTCTTCACCAACGTGGCCCCCGGCAGCGCGGAGATCGTCCGGCCGTGGGTGGAGGCGCTGCGCAACGTCGGTTTCGCCGTCTTCGCCAAGCCCAAGGACCACGACGACTCTGACGTCGACCCGGACATGCTCGCCCACATCCAGCGTCGCCGGGCGGAGGGAACCCTCAAGGGGCTCATCGTCGCCTCCGCGGACGGGCAGAACTTCTCTCCCACCATCGGTGAGCTCATCGGTGAGGGACTGCCGGTCACCGTCCTAGGCTTCCACGAGCACACCTCCTGGGCGGTGTCCGACCCGAACCTGGAGTTCGTCGACCTCGAAGACATCCCCGGGGTGTTCCGCGAGCCGCTGCCGCGCATCCAGCTCGACAACCTGCCCCCGGAGGGTGCCTGGCTGCAGCCCTTCCGGCCGCTGTCGCACCTCGTGCACCAGCACTAG
- a CDS encoding MMPL family transporter translates to MFYRIGRFTVKHRRAIPLVIVAGIMLLYVVFGLRLDARLSQEGWEDPHASSTRAAATELAVFGRDNSGDVILLFRAEQGVDNPEVNSAARRHLTDLKDAHPDRIDSVTSYFDTRNPNLVNDDGTLAFAAIGLKGDGEQTLKDFRAIEQWLVPDTLPDGMSVEVAGATAVADALDDGMARDISRAELIALPLVAVLLLVVFGSVVAAAMPLVVGVLAILGALGVLSVLASFLQVNVFAHAIVTLLGLGLAIDYGLLMVSRFREELDARRPVGRAVANTVATAGKTVVFSAGMVIVALSGLLLFPQAFLKSVAYGAIAAVGLAAALSVTLLPALFALLGPRIDTWSVRRTSRRARAIEDTWWYRVPAWAMTRAKLVTVGIVGALLLLTLPTGAISFGGINETYLPPSHATRQAQDAFNEAFPEFRTDPIKLVVSDATNEQLVDVVLQSRAVEGLTSPMTAGATVDGTTVLYAGIAERADYGYVVDQLRAITAPDGVTLEIGGTPAMEVESLEALFARLPWMLLYLTVVTFLLMTAVFGSLIQPAKAIIMTVLGLGATLGVLTALFVQGVGASLLGFTPGPLMSPVLVLIIAIIYGLSTDYEVFLVSRMVEARERGHDTNEAIRLGTAHTGTIITAAALIMMVVAGAFAFSDIVMMKYIAAGMIVALALDATIIRMLLVPSVMSLLKEDNWWAPAPVKRLYYRLGHGPAWAAAPGARGDREVRPGDDNIDDAIVLPANEAARGGVATDSDEDLVPFSELIHRLEHRNEG, encoded by the coding sequence GTGTTCTACCGAATAGGCCGCTTCACGGTCAAGCACCGACGCGCGATCCCGCTGGTCATCGTCGCCGGGATTATGCTGCTCTACGTCGTCTTCGGGCTGCGGCTCGACGCCCGGCTCAGCCAGGAGGGCTGGGAGGACCCGCACGCCTCCTCCACCCGGGCCGCCGCCACCGAGCTGGCCGTGTTCGGCCGGGACAACTCCGGCGACGTCATCCTGCTCTTTCGCGCCGAGCAAGGGGTGGACAACCCGGAGGTGAACTCGGCCGCCCGCCGGCACCTCACGGACCTCAAAGACGCCCACCCGGACCGCATCGACTCGGTGACCAGCTACTTTGATACCCGCAACCCCAACCTGGTCAACGACGACGGCACCCTCGCCTTCGCCGCCATCGGGCTCAAGGGCGACGGGGAGCAAACGCTCAAAGACTTCCGCGCGATCGAGCAGTGGCTTGTCCCCGACACGTTGCCCGACGGCATGAGCGTGGAGGTGGCTGGCGCCACCGCCGTCGCCGACGCCCTCGACGACGGCATGGCGCGCGACATTTCCCGCGCCGAACTCATCGCCCTGCCCCTCGTCGCCGTCCTCCTGCTCGTCGTCTTCGGGTCCGTGGTGGCGGCGGCGATGCCACTGGTCGTCGGCGTGCTGGCCATCCTCGGCGCCCTCGGGGTGCTCTCCGTGCTGGCGAGCTTCCTCCAGGTCAACGTCTTCGCCCACGCCATCGTCACCCTGCTCGGACTCGGCCTGGCCATCGACTACGGCCTACTCATGGTCTCCCGCTTCCGCGAAGAACTTGACGCCCGCCGCCCCGTGGGCCGGGCCGTGGCCAACACGGTCGCCACCGCGGGCAAGACGGTGGTGTTCTCCGCCGGCATGGTCATCGTCGCGCTGTCCGGTCTGTTGCTCTTCCCCCAGGCCTTCCTCAAGTCCGTCGCCTACGGCGCGATCGCCGCCGTCGGCCTCGCCGCCGCCCTCTCCGTGACCCTGCTGCCGGCGCTGTTCGCCCTGCTCGGCCCGCGGATCGACACGTGGTCGGTGCGCCGGACCTCGCGGCGCGCCCGGGCCATTGAAGACACGTGGTGGTACCGGGTGCCCGCCTGGGCCATGACACGGGCCAAGCTGGTCACCGTCGGCATCGTCGGCGCCCTGCTGCTGCTCACCCTGCCCACCGGGGCCATCTCCTTCGGCGGCATCAATGAGACCTACCTGCCGCCGTCGCACGCCACCCGCCAGGCGCAAGACGCCTTCAACGAGGCCTTCCCCGAGTTCCGCACGGACCCCATCAAGCTCGTCGTCTCGGATGCGACCAACGAGCAACTCGTCGACGTCGTCCTGCAATCCCGCGCCGTGGAGGGCCTCACCTCGCCCATGACCGCCGGGGCCACCGTCGACGGCACGACGGTGCTCTACGCCGGCATCGCCGAGCGCGCCGACTACGGCTACGTCGTCGACCAGCTGCGGGCCATCACCGCGCCCGACGGGGTGACCCTCGAGATCGGCGGCACCCCAGCCATGGAGGTGGAATCCCTCGAAGCGCTCTTCGCCCGCCTGCCGTGGATGCTGCTCTACCTCACCGTCGTCACCTTCCTGCTCATGACTGCCGTGTTCGGCAGCCTCATCCAGCCCGCCAAGGCGATCATCATGACGGTGCTCGGCCTGGGTGCCACCCTCGGCGTGCTCACCGCCCTATTCGTCCAGGGCGTCGGCGCCAGCCTGCTCGGGTTCACTCCCGGCCCGCTCATGAGCCCCGTGCTCGTGCTCATCATCGCCATCATCTACGGCCTGTCCACGGACTACGAGGTCTTCCTCGTCTCCCGCATGGTGGAGGCCCGCGAACGCGGCCACGATACGAACGAGGCCATCCGCCTCGGCACGGCGCATACCGGCACTATCATCACCGCCGCCGCGCTCATCATGATGGTCGTCGCCGGGGCGTTCGCCTTCTCCGACATCGTCATGATGAAGTACATCGCCGCCGGCATGATCGTCGCCCTCGCGCTCGACGCCACCATCATCCGCATGCTGCTCGTCCCCAGCGTCATGTCCCTGCTCAAGGAAGACAACTGGTGGGCGCCGGCACCCGTCAAGCGGCTCTACTACCGCCTCGGCCACGGACCCGCGTGGGCCGCCGCGCCCGGCGCGCGCGGTGACCGAGAGGTCCGCCCCGGCGACGACAACATCGACGACGCCATCGTCCTGCCCGCCAACGAAGCCGCCCGCGGCGGAGTGGCCACCGACAGCGACGAGGACCTCGTGCCGTTTAGCGAACTGATCCACCGCCTCGAACACCGCAACGAGGGCTGA
- a CDS encoding lysylphosphatidylglycerol synthase transmembrane domain-containing protein, which translates to MASARTRQWLRWLAPLAVLGLLLVALRGQLPFLGEAFARLGDTHPGPVLAGVVTAVASLVAMGEVIRLLMRSGSVTVAARETLAITLASNAWSTSVPGGPAISAVLTFQVQRRWGASAAVCGWFFVISSVISTAWLALLGLLAVVVGADLSTGSLLATGAVLIAVGAAVFWACHRPDVLARWLGAAARRTNRWASRRVRRLSGRALIDADAVETSVRQLGLVRISARDFAAVSAFSLANRALDVATIWCAAWAVTGQPRADVGAILLAYLTAKIAGSAQVTPAGLGTVEAAIIAALVATGVPAVDATGTAIVYRLISFAFITAIGWIIYAARYARHGFAGPAALRRA; encoded by the coding sequence ATGGCCTCCGCGCGCACGCGGCAATGGCTGCGCTGGCTGGCCCCGCTGGCCGTCCTCGGGCTCCTGCTCGTGGCCCTGCGCGGGCAGCTGCCCTTCCTGGGCGAGGCCTTCGCTCGCTTGGGTGACACCCACCCAGGGCCGGTGCTGGCCGGCGTCGTCACCGCCGTCGCCTCCCTGGTGGCCATGGGCGAGGTCATACGCCTGCTCATGCGATCCGGATCGGTCACGGTAGCGGCCCGGGAGACGCTCGCGATCACCCTCGCCTCCAACGCCTGGTCCACCTCCGTGCCCGGCGGACCGGCCATCTCCGCGGTGCTCACGTTCCAGGTTCAGCGACGCTGGGGCGCCTCGGCGGCCGTGTGCGGCTGGTTCTTCGTCATCTCCTCGGTCATCTCCACCGCGTGGCTCGCCCTGCTAGGGCTGCTCGCCGTGGTGGTAGGCGCCGATCTGTCGACCGGCTCGCTGCTCGCCACCGGCGCCGTCCTCATCGCCGTCGGCGCGGCGGTGTTCTGGGCATGCCACCGCCCCGACGTCCTCGCCCGCTGGCTCGGCGCCGCCGCCCGACGCACCAACCGGTGGGCCAGCCGTCGGGTGCGACGCCTCAGCGGACGCGCACTCATCGACGCCGACGCCGTCGAGACTTCCGTCCGCCAACTCGGCCTCGTGCGCATCTCCGCGCGCGACTTCGCCGCCGTCTCCGCCTTCTCCCTGGCCAACCGCGCGCTCGACGTCGCCACCATCTGGTGCGCCGCGTGGGCGGTCACCGGCCAGCCGCGCGCCGACGTCGGCGCCATCCTGCTGGCCTACCTCACCGCCAAGATCGCCGGCTCGGCGCAGGTCACCCCGGCGGGGCTGGGCACCGTCGAGGCGGCCATCATCGCCGCCCTCGTGGCCACCGGCGTCCCGGCCGTCGACGCCACCGGCACCGCCATCGTCTACCGGCTCATCTCTTTCGCCTTCATCACCGCCATCGGCTGGATCATCTACGCCGCCCGCTACGCCCGCCACGGATTCGCCGGGCCGGCCGCGCTCCGCCGCGCCTAG
- a CDS encoding DUF3054 domain-containing protein, whose protein sequence is MNKVTGLACDLGAISLFALLARIAHRSADQPVTLATWASTVWPFALGVIGSWAIIAAARWRGGQLAPAGVTTWLVTVVTGLGIWGIRHQAVPHWSFIIVASSMSALLLLGWRVAQSAWRKAPRGK, encoded by the coding sequence ATGAACAAAGTAACCGGATTGGCGTGTGACCTCGGCGCGATTTCCCTCTTCGCGCTGCTCGCGCGCATCGCGCACCGCTCCGCTGACCAGCCCGTCACCCTCGCCACGTGGGCGTCGACGGTATGGCCGTTCGCGCTGGGTGTCATCGGCTCCTGGGCCATCATCGCCGCCGCCCGCTGGCGCGGTGGGCAACTAGCCCCGGCGGGTGTGACCACATGGCTGGTCACGGTCGTCACCGGCCTGGGCATCTGGGGCATCCGTCACCAGGCGGTCCCCCACTGGTCCTTCATCATCGTCGCCAGCAGTATGTCCGCGCTGCTCCTGCTGGGGTGGCGCGTCGCGCAAAGCGCGTGGCGCAAAGCGCCACGCGGAAAATAG
- a CDS encoding acyl-CoA carboxylase subunit beta, whose product MSRRSASSPSISSTESTDWRPAITNASTAEKIKDLRSRLATAQDPGSERARAKRDAAGRTTPRQRISALLDDGSFTEVGALGKTPGDKDAVYSDGVVTGYGRIDGRPVCVYAHDKTVYGGSVGVTFGKKVVNIMEMAITIGCPVIGIQDSGGARIQDAVTSLAMYSEISRRQLPLSGRSPQISIMLGKSAGGAVYAPVTTDLIVAVDGEAEMYVTGPAVIKEVTGEDISSAELGGARQQELNGNITAVVPTEDDAFDFVRDYLAHMPLTCFDELPVVPAPADEEVAVAADLDSFLPDDANAGYDMADLLPLLGDDDALLELQENFAPNIITALGRIDGRPVGFVANNPMHLAGCIDADAADKAARFIRICDAYNIPLVFVVDTPGYLPGVEQERVGLIHRGAKLAVAAVEASVPKVTLIVRKAYGGAYAVMGSKNLCGDLNFAWPTAQIAVMGSAAAVVMIQGKQLAAIEDPTQRAYMKKVFMDFYDENMTSPYVAAERGYIDAMIEPSQTRIMLRHALRQLSTKLVLDADKKHVIHPM is encoded by the coding sequence ATGAGCCGGCGATCGGCATCGTCGCCGAGCATCTCATCGACCGAATCGACCGATTGGAGGCCCGCCATCACTAACGCATCCACCGCCGAGAAGATCAAGGACCTGCGCTCTCGTCTCGCGACCGCGCAGGACCCGGGCAGTGAGCGCGCCCGCGCGAAGCGTGACGCGGCCGGGCGCACCACCCCGCGTCAGCGGATCAGTGCGCTGCTCGACGACGGCTCCTTCACCGAGGTCGGTGCGCTCGGCAAGACCCCGGGTGACAAGGACGCGGTCTACTCCGACGGTGTGGTGACCGGCTACGGGCGGATCGACGGCCGGCCCGTGTGCGTGTACGCCCACGACAAGACCGTCTACGGCGGTTCCGTGGGGGTGACCTTCGGCAAGAAGGTCGTCAACATCATGGAGATGGCGATCACGATCGGCTGCCCGGTGATCGGCATCCAGGATTCCGGTGGTGCGCGCATCCAGGACGCGGTGACGTCGCTGGCGATGTATTCGGAGATCTCGCGGCGCCAGCTGCCGCTGTCGGGGCGTAGCCCGCAGATCTCCATCATGCTGGGTAAGTCCGCCGGCGGTGCCGTGTACGCGCCGGTGACCACCGATCTCATCGTCGCCGTCGACGGCGAGGCGGAGATGTACGTCACCGGCCCGGCCGTCATCAAGGAGGTCACCGGGGAGGACATTTCCTCCGCGGAGCTCGGCGGGGCCCGTCAGCAGGAGCTCAACGGCAACATCACCGCCGTCGTCCCCACCGAGGACGACGCCTTCGATTTCGTCCGCGACTACCTGGCGCACATGCCGCTGACCTGCTTCGATGAGCTGCCGGTGGTGCCCGCGCCCGCCGACGAGGAGGTGGCCGTCGCCGCCGATCTCGACAGCTTCCTGCCCGACGACGCCAACGCCGGCTACGACATGGCCGACCTGCTGCCGCTGCTCGGCGACGACGACGCCCTGCTGGAGCTTCAGGAGAACTTCGCGCCGAACATCATCACGGCGCTGGGCAGGATCGACGGCCGGCCGGTCGGATTCGTCGCCAACAATCCCATGCACCTGGCGGGGTGCATCGACGCCGACGCCGCCGACAAGGCCGCCCGCTTCATTCGCATCTGCGACGCGTACAACATCCCGCTCGTGTTCGTGGTGGACACCCCCGGTTACCTGCCCGGCGTTGAGCAGGAGCGGGTGGGGCTCATTCACCGCGGCGCGAAGCTGGCGGTGGCGGCGGTGGAGGCGTCGGTGCCGAAGGTGACGCTCATCGTGCGCAAGGCCTACGGCGGTGCGTACGCGGTCATGGGGTCGAAGAACCTGTGCGGGGACCTCAATTTTGCGTGGCCGACGGCGCAGATCGCCGTCATGGGTTCGGCGGCGGCCGTGGTGATGATCCAGGGTAAGCAACTCGCCGCGATTGAGGATCCCACTCAGCGTGCGTACATGAAGAAGGTGTTCATGGACTTCTACGACGAGAACATGACCTCACCGTATGTGGCGGCGGAGCGGGGTTACATCGACGCGATGATCGAGCCGTCGCAGACCCGCATCATGCTGCGGCACGCGCTTCGGCAGCTGTCGACGAAGCTGGTGCTCGACGCAGACAAGAAGCACGTCATCCACCCGATGTAG